The Acinetobacter sp. GSS19 genome includes a region encoding these proteins:
- a CDS encoding Na/Pi cotransporter family protein, protein MLSVLTQLLGGIGLFLLGMSLMTDSLKAIAGESLRLWLTRFTGSPLKAMFSGIGLTLLVQSSTATTLATIGFVSAGVLSFSHAIGVIIGANIGTTSTGWMVALLGLKFSIASFALPIISMGALLKLFGRDHVALLGLAIAGFGLLFFGIDLLQTAMADAAQRVDFSAWSSETLLTRLMLVLIGLVMTILLQSSSAAVTTTLAALATQTIDLQQALALVIGQNIGTVATAVLAAIGATASAKRTAAVHVIFNMLTAVVAFFLLLPGFVWLAQSVALLQHVDAVVMVAAFHTAFSLLGALIFIPLIKQLEQLIVYLIPEKELTSIRYLDDSLLEVPALAIAAAESVLRQTIVDIYTLLLKCLRGEIIASMVHTQELGTILQKVEQYLQDMPVPQSKADQQRLIALLRLMVYARILYGDLQTIANIEVLRSQTGLDQVLQQFADLLDKHIPYLLVDPSEKLPLALVEELTATRFWIREQQTVLRHQVIERSANAQISAAQALNLLAAQRWLEHVVDHTERVAKILHDEQHLETG, encoded by the coding sequence GTGCTGAGTGTTTTAACACAACTTTTGGGTGGGATTGGCCTGTTTCTTTTGGGAATGTCCTTGATGACGGATAGCCTGAAAGCGATTGCAGGGGAGAGCTTACGTCTCTGGCTGACCCGATTTACTGGATCTCCGCTCAAGGCCATGTTTTCTGGTATAGGTTTGACTTTACTGGTGCAGTCTTCAACCGCCACCACTTTAGCGACGATTGGTTTTGTCAGTGCCGGAGTGCTCAGTTTCAGTCATGCGATTGGGGTAATTATCGGTGCGAATATTGGAACCACCAGTACCGGCTGGATGGTGGCCTTGCTCGGGTTGAAATTCTCGATTGCCAGTTTTGCCTTACCGATTATCAGTATGGGGGCTTTATTAAAACTCTTTGGCCGTGATCATGTCGCTTTACTTGGACTGGCAATTGCAGGTTTTGGCTTATTATTTTTTGGTATTGACCTTTTGCAAACGGCGATGGCTGATGCAGCACAACGGGTCGATTTTTCAGCCTGGTCCAGTGAAACACTACTCACTCGCCTGATGTTGGTACTGATTGGTCTGGTCATGACCATTTTATTGCAGTCTTCCAGCGCTGCCGTGACTACCACACTGGCAGCTTTGGCAACTCAAACCATCGACTTACAACAGGCCTTGGCCTTGGTGATTGGACAGAATATTGGAACTGTTGCAACTGCAGTACTCGCAGCAATTGGCGCTACTGCCAGTGCCAAACGGACCGCTGCAGTACATGTGATCTTTAACATGCTAACAGCAGTTGTGGCTTTTTTCCTGCTCTTACCCGGTTTTGTTTGGCTGGCACAATCGGTGGCTTTATTGCAGCATGTTGATGCTGTAGTTATGGTTGCTGCTTTCCATACCGCTTTTAGTTTGCTGGGAGCACTGATTTTTATCCCGCTGATCAAGCAGCTGGAACAGCTGATTGTGTATTTGATTCCAGAGAAAGAGCTGACCAGTATCCGTTATTTGGATGACTCTTTGCTTGAGGTTCCCGCACTTGCGATTGCTGCAGCTGAAAGTGTATTACGCCAGACGATCGTCGATATTTATACCTTGCTGTTGAAGTGCCTGCGGGGCGAGATTATTGCCTCGATGGTACACACCCAGGAATTGGGCACCATCTTGCAAAAAGTGGAGCAATATCTGCAAGACATGCCTGTGCCGCAATCCAAGGCAGACCAGCAACGGCTGATCGCACTGTTACGATTGATGGTTTATGCACGGATTTTATATGGAGATTTACAGACGATTGCCAATATTGAAGTCTTGAGATCACAAACCGGACTGGATCAGGTATTACAGCAGTTTGCCGATCTGCTAGACAAGCATATTCCGTATTTGCTGGTTGATCCGTCGGAAAAATTACCGCTCGCGTTGGTGGAAGAACTGACAGCAACCCGTTTCTGGATACGTGAACAGCAGACGGTATTACGGCATCAAGTCATTGAGCGTTCAGCGAATGCCCAAATCTCTGCCGCACAGGCGTTGAATCTTTTGGCTGCACAGCGCTGGCTGGAACATGTGGTGGATCATACCGAGCGCGTGGCAAAAATTCTACATGATGAACAGCATTTAGAGACTGGTTAA
- a CDS encoding dihydrolipoyl dehydrogenase — translation MYDIIIIGAGTAGIAAYQEAIKHTQNILIINDGPWDTTCARVGCMPSKVLISAAERMHDIQHAEQVALQVTSQIDTSQVMSHMRSLRDRFTAGTLKSVEKWPAEHKISGKAHFVDAQTVEVEGQRYQAEHFILAVGSTPALQPQWQQVLAERLINSDQIFELPELPRALAVIGSGVIALELAQAMQRLGVETTIFARSNKAGILSSPTLQTLSQQVLGQELNILFETLPDSMQRHNDEVEITYTHHGQAKKIRVDYVLNATGRQSLLPSLKLENIDPAFNEIKALPVDAQSKQLGNYPIFIVGDAFSQTPVQHEAAHEGKQAVHNCLSYPQTQLIKTLTPLAIVFSSPQMAIAGKSYQQLESEQHKFVTGQSSYEKQGRALVLGKNQGAIEVYVDVQTGQLLGAELFLTECEHLAHLLAWMIDEQLTVDAILQKPFYHPTLEEGLRTALKHARRQLTSL, via the coding sequence ATGTACGACATTATTATTATCGGTGCGGGGACGGCAGGTATTGCCGCTTATCAAGAAGCTATTAAACACACTCAAAACATTTTAATTATCAATGATGGCCCATGGGATACTACCTGTGCACGGGTTGGCTGTATGCCGAGTAAAGTCCTAATTTCCGCCGCCGAGCGGATGCATGACATTCAGCATGCCGAACAGGTCGCTTTGCAGGTGACGAGCCAAATCGACACCTCTCAAGTGATGTCACATATGCGTAGCTTGCGTGACCGCTTTACTGCCGGAACCTTAAAAAGTGTGGAAAAATGGCCGGCAGAACACAAAATTTCTGGCAAAGCACATTTTGTTGATGCACAGACCGTTGAAGTAGAGGGACAACGCTATCAAGCCGAACATTTTATTCTAGCTGTAGGTTCAACACCCGCACTGCAACCACAATGGCAACAGGTCTTGGCTGAGCGTCTGATCAACTCAGATCAGATTTTTGAATTACCTGAATTACCACGCGCTTTGGCTGTGATTGGCAGCGGTGTGATTGCATTGGAACTGGCACAAGCCATGCAACGTTTGGGGGTTGAAACCACCATTTTTGCGCGTAGCAATAAAGCCGGAATTCTGTCTAGCCCAACCCTGCAAACCTTATCCCAGCAAGTGCTTGGCCAAGAGCTGAATATCCTGTTTGAAACACTGCCGGACAGTATGCAAAGACACAATGATGAAGTTGAAATCACCTATACCCATCATGGCCAAGCAAAAAAAATCAGGGTCGATTATGTGTTGAATGCCACAGGCCGACAAAGCCTCTTACCGAGCTTAAAATTGGAAAATATCGATCCGGCCTTTAACGAGATTAAAGCGCTACCGGTTGATGCCCAAAGCAAACAGCTGGGTAATTATCCCATCTTTATTGTGGGCGATGCCTTCAGCCAAACTCCAGTTCAGCATGAAGCAGCCCATGAAGGAAAACAGGCTGTGCACAACTGCCTGAGTTATCCACAAACTCAACTGATTAAAACCCTAACCCCCTTAGCGATTGTTTTCAGCTCTCCACAAATGGCAATTGCAGGAAAGTCTTACCAGCAACTAGAAAGCGAGCAGCATAAGTTTGTCACAGGGCAAAGTAGCTACGAAAAACAGGGACGGGCTTTGGTACTGGGTAAAAATCAAGGTGCCATTGAAGTTTACGTCGATGTTCAGACGGGACAACTTCTGGGTGCAGAACTATTCCTGACCGAGTGTGAACATTTGGCTCATCTCCTTGCCTGGATGATTGATGAGCAGTTGACGGTAGATGCCATTTTGCAAAAACCGTTCTATCATCCAACCCTGGAAGAAGGCTTACGTACGGCCCTGAAACACGCACGCCGACAATTAACCAGTCTCTAA
- a CDS encoding TIGR01244 family sulfur transferase, producing the protein MSENVGFAGQIGPEHVAQVVEKGFKSIINNRPDMEGGPEQPTSAQIEEAARQSGLDYVYQPVVAGQITEVDVRTFANHYNELPKPVLMFCRTGNRSNNLYQLAKQMDLLDD; encoded by the coding sequence ATGAGTGAGAATGTCGGCTTTGCAGGCCAGATTGGTCCTGAACATGTCGCTCAAGTGGTTGAGAAAGGCTTCAAATCGATTATTAACAACCGTCCAGATATGGAAGGTGGCCCAGAACAACCGACCAGTGCACAAATTGAAGAAGCAGCACGTCAATCAGGCCTGGATTATGTCTACCAACCTGTGGTTGCCGGTCAAATCACCGAAGTGGATGTACGTACTTTCGCCAATCATTATAATGAATTGCCAAAACCAGTCTTGATGTTCTGCCGTACTGGTAATCGCTCAAACAACCTGTATCAGCTTGCCAAACAGATGGATCTGCTAGACGACTAA
- a CDS encoding alpha/beta hydrolase: protein MYAYTVEPLYVKSGQDVIAADFYCPKALEKPAVILMAHGFAGLRHFKLIRYAQHFAQAGYAVVLFDYRYWGGSTGRPRELVSLEKQLDDWRTMIQHVAARKSIDPHRIVLWGTGLSGGYVLSLAAEMNNLQAVMVQVPFVDGAESVKRYPLAYLPKALKLSSQDYMGSKVGLTPVTLPVVDPNGLCFLPREDAYVGYQAMLNPDYYWSGEVPARVFFHLMRYRPIQAVRKINIPVLMIAAQYDSLIPVESVRQTVKHLAPFVDYHEWEMQHFDIYQPVWLEKAITTQLEFLKQHIGVNT, encoded by the coding sequence ATGTACGCTTATACAGTTGAACCACTGTATGTCAAAAGCGGTCAGGATGTGATTGCTGCCGATTTTTATTGCCCTAAAGCCCTAGAAAAACCTGCAGTGATTCTTATGGCACATGGTTTTGCAGGATTACGCCATTTCAAGCTGATTCGTTATGCACAGCATTTTGCACAGGCCGGTTATGCTGTTGTGCTATTTGATTATCGTTATTGGGGTGGAAGTACCGGCCGGCCGCGTGAATTGGTCTCTCTTGAAAAACAGCTGGATGACTGGCGCACCATGATTCAGCACGTAGCGGCCCGTAAGTCGATTGATCCACATCGGATTGTGCTTTGGGGTACGGGGCTGAGTGGGGGCTATGTGCTTAGCCTTGCCGCGGAAATGAATAATCTACAGGCCGTGATGGTGCAAGTGCCATTTGTTGATGGTGCCGAAAGCGTTAAACGTTATCCATTAGCATATTTGCCAAAAGCGCTGAAGTTATCGAGCCAGGACTATATGGGCAGTAAGGTGGGTTTAACGCCGGTCACCTTACCGGTGGTAGATCCGAATGGACTATGCTTCCTGCCACGTGAGGATGCCTATGTCGGCTATCAGGCTATGCTAAATCCAGATTATTATTGGAGTGGAGAGGTACCAGCCCGGGTATTTTTTCATTTAATGCGCTATCGTCCGATACAAGCGGTGCGAAAAATTAATATTCCCGTCCTGATGATTGCCGCACAATACGACAGCCTGATACCGGTTGAGTCGGTACGGCAAACGGTGAAACATCTGGCTCCTTTTGTCGATTATCATGAATGGGAAATGCAGCATTTTGATATTTATCAGCCTGTTTGGTTGGAAAAAGCTATCACGACCCAATTAGAATTCTTAAAACAGCATATTGGAGTGAACACATGA
- the trxC gene encoding thioredoxin TrxC, whose protein sequence is MIIVCPHCQAKNRVPEEKLEAGPACGQCHSALLPLAPIELNEQNFSHFISNSDLPILIDLWADWCGPCKMMAPHFAQVAKQNPRVIFAKINTEESPRLSAAFHVRSIPTLVLMNKTTEIARMSGALRSNELQQWLDQQLNAHVRS, encoded by the coding sequence ATGATTATTGTATGCCCTCATTGTCAGGCTAAAAACCGGGTGCCTGAAGAAAAACTTGAAGCCGGGCCGGCGTGCGGGCAATGTCACTCCGCATTATTACCACTGGCACCGATTGAGCTGAATGAACAGAATTTCAGCCATTTCATTTCCAATAGTGATTTACCTATTTTGATTGATTTATGGGCCGATTGGTGTGGACCATGTAAAATGATGGCGCCGCATTTTGCTCAAGTCGCAAAACAGAATCCTCGAGTGATCTTTGCCAAAATCAATACGGAAGAATCACCTCGACTCAGTGCTGCTTTTCATGTACGCAGTATCCCGACGTTGGTGCTGATGAATAAGACCACTGAGATCGCGAGGATGAGCGGTGCACTTCGATCTAACGAGTTACAACAATGGTTAGATCAGCAACTTAATGCCCATGTTCGGAGTTAA
- a CDS encoding acyl-CoA thioesterase — translation MSDSYIKPEGTLSLQTIAMPADTNWSGDVFGGWIVSQMDLAGAIHAERFSKGRCATISINQMTFLVPVKVGDVISCYTKILKVGNTSIQMQIEVWDSHDSSRPAKRVTEGVFTFVAVDVNGNKRQIPQEVKQKFLDAQH, via the coding sequence GTGTCAGATTCTTATATAAAACCGGAAGGGACGCTTTCCCTTCAAACCATCGCAATGCCAGCGGATACCAACTGGAGTGGAGATGTTTTTGGGGGATGGATTGTTTCGCAAATGGATTTGGCGGGAGCGATTCACGCTGAACGTTTTAGTAAGGGTCGCTGCGCGACCATTTCGATCAACCAGATGACTTTCCTGGTGCCGGTCAAAGTTGGGGATGTGATCAGCTGTTACACTAAAATTCTCAAGGTGGGCAATACTTCCATCCAGATGCAGATTGAAGTGTGGGATAGCCATGACTCTTCCCGCCCTGCAAAACGTGTGACTGAAGGTGTTTTCACCTTTGTTGCCGTGGATGTGAATGGCAATAAACGTCAGATTCCGCAAGAGGTCAAACAAAAATTCCTCGATGCACAGCATTAA
- a CDS encoding YajQ family cyclic di-GMP-binding protein, protein MPSFDIVSELELFEVNHAVQNTQKEIATRFDFRGQDVSIELNEKAKEIKISSESDFQCEQVYNMLENHFYKRKVDVQALDPQKATASGKNVIQVIKLKDGLDSDSAKKINKAIKESGIKVQSSIQGDKIRVTDKKRDTLQQVMNFLREQQFGLPLQFNNFKD, encoded by the coding sequence ATGCCATCTTTTGATATTGTGTCTGAACTTGAACTATTCGAAGTGAATCACGCTGTACAAAACACTCAAAAAGAAATTGCAACACGTTTTGATTTCCGTGGGCAAGACGTTTCTATTGAACTAAATGAAAAAGCGAAAGAAATTAAGATTTCTAGCGAAAGTGACTTCCAGTGTGAACAAGTCTACAACATGCTGGAAAACCACTTCTATAAGCGTAAGGTCGATGTTCAAGCCCTTGATCCGCAAAAAGCCACTGCATCAGGTAAAAATGTCATTCAAGTGATCAAGCTCAAAGATGGCTTAGATTCAGATAGCGCGAAAAAGATCAACAAGGCGATTAAAGAAAGTGGCATCAAAGTGCAATCCTCTATTCAGGGCGACAAGATCCGTGTGACGGATAAAAAACGCGATACCCTGCAGCAAGTGATGAATTTCCTGCGTGAGCAGCAATTTGGCCTACCTCTGCAATTTAACAACTTTAAAGACTAA
- a CDS encoding rhodanese-like domain-containing protein, with protein MIRKQEITTFEFPEGAIIWDVRDSNAYAEGHVKGAVNQPINGLTADSLTQVAADQPIYMLCGGGSKALRAAEKLEAFDQAREYVILVGGTRAARDAGLPLEQG; from the coding sequence ATGATCCGTAAACAAGAAATTACAACATTTGAGTTCCCAGAAGGAGCGATTATCTGGGATGTCCGTGATTCAAATGCCTATGCAGAGGGTCATGTTAAAGGTGCGGTAAATCAACCAATTAATGGTTTAACGGCCGACAGCCTAACTCAAGTGGCAGCGGATCAACCGATTTATATGCTGTGTGGCGGTGGTAGTAAGGCCCTGCGTGCGGCAGAAAAATTAGAGGCATTCGATCAAGCACGTGAATACGTGATCCTTGTGGGAGGTACGCGAGCAGCACGTGATGCTGGTTTGCCTCTTGAGCAGGGATAA
- the mnmC gene encoding FAD-dependent 5-carboxymethylaminomethyl-2-thiouridine(34) oxidoreductase MnmC, protein MSDAIQTADLEWQQVDGIDVPVSKQFGDVYFSKDNGLLETRHVFLNGNDLSPRLAALADYDYFCVGETGFGTGLNILALWQLWQQVRPNNHSHLHAISVEKFPLSKADLIRALNAWPELTPLAEQLIAQYPLPIPGCHRLSFPKERFSLDLWLGDAQDVFPAMVKTQQVNAWFLDGFAPSCNPDMWAENVLQHIIRLSGYGTTFASFSVAGVLKRGLSAHGVQISRPRGFGHKREMLKAIWQVPEPTTSDGITCSSPSLNQRDNRKTIAVLGAGIAGLSVAWALAQRGHQVKIYEQKAALSGASGNPLALLNPKLSLIQQSHTHLMTICWQHALRHYAQFMAFRPLQVNQLALKKPDELLDLAQQYPAGLLRAQTPQQSLLNTPYASLKLSQAGAVFPHQLRDQILQHPLIQLEIALIKQLVQSDAGIEVFNQAGDCIARIDHAVVCCAQQSVDFFENYPLLKPIRGQVSWIPLTHPILPVDQAFSYGGYCMQLDPQHLILGASFHPQRDDSDVLQEDHQHNADLFNTAFPGESRDFPAIERWQGRASIRAQSPDYFPVLGKFDPDSEIYTFAGLGSKGFLFAPLCSEVLAALILGEACPVPEAVLQRLNPQRFIKKSKSKKPYHAQKAHHE, encoded by the coding sequence ATGTCAGATGCGATTCAAACCGCCGATCTGGAATGGCAGCAGGTCGATGGCATCGACGTGCCAGTGTCGAAACAGTTTGGTGATGTCTATTTTTCCAAAGATAATGGCTTATTGGAAACCCGCCATGTTTTCTTAAATGGTAACGACCTTTCACCACGTCTGGCTGCACTGGCAGACTATGACTATTTTTGTGTGGGCGAAACCGGCTTTGGTACCGGTCTGAACATTTTGGCCTTATGGCAACTGTGGCAACAAGTTCGTCCCAACAATCACAGCCATTTACATGCGATTAGCGTGGAGAAATTTCCGCTCAGCAAGGCTGATCTGATCCGTGCGTTAAATGCCTGGCCAGAACTCACGCCTTTGGCTGAACAGTTAATCGCCCAATACCCTTTACCGATTCCTGGCTGCCACCGTCTCTCTTTTCCGAAAGAACGCTTCAGCCTGGACTTATGGTTAGGTGATGCCCAAGATGTATTCCCTGCCATGGTGAAAACCCAGCAAGTCAATGCCTGGTTTCTAGATGGTTTCGCCCCATCATGTAATCCAGATATGTGGGCGGAAAATGTCTTACAACATATCATTCGTCTGTCGGGTTACGGCACGACCTTTGCCTCATTCAGTGTGGCAGGTGTGTTAAAACGAGGGTTGTCTGCTCATGGTGTACAAATTTCACGACCGCGTGGTTTTGGTCATAAACGTGAAATGCTCAAGGCCATCTGGCAGGTGCCTGAGCCTACTACCAGTGACGGCATTACATGTTCTTCCCCGTCCCTCAATCAGCGAGACAACCGCAAAACGATTGCAGTACTTGGCGCGGGTATTGCCGGTTTAAGTGTAGCTTGGGCACTGGCACAACGTGGCCATCAAGTTAAGATTTACGAGCAGAAAGCAGCCTTATCGGGTGCATCGGGGAATCCACTGGCATTGCTCAATCCCAAACTCAGCCTGATTCAGCAAAGTCATACCCATTTAATGACCATCTGCTGGCAACATGCGTTGCGCCATTATGCCCAATTCATGGCCTTCCGTCCGCTGCAGGTCAATCAGCTGGCATTGAAAAAGCCTGATGAACTTTTGGACTTGGCCCAACAGTACCCTGCTGGACTACTGCGGGCACAGACGCCGCAACAATCCCTATTAAATACACCGTATGCCAGTCTGAAACTCAGCCAGGCGGGAGCGGTATTTCCGCATCAGCTGCGTGATCAGATTTTACAACATCCTCTCATTCAGCTTGAAATCGCCCTGATTAAACAACTGGTTCAGTCGGATGCGGGTATTGAAGTTTTCAATCAGGCCGGTGATTGTATTGCCCGTATTGATCATGCCGTGGTGTGCTGTGCACAACAAAGCGTAGATTTCTTCGAGAATTATCCACTACTGAAACCGATTCGCGGTCAGGTGAGTTGGATTCCTTTAACACATCCAATACTGCCGGTCGATCAGGCCTTCAGTTATGGTGGTTATTGCATGCAACTGGATCCACAACATCTGATTTTAGGGGCTTCATTCCATCCACAGCGGGATGATAGCGACGTGTTGCAAGAAGATCACCAACATAATGCTGATCTGTTTAACACCGCTTTTCCGGGTGAGTCACGAGATTTTCCAGCGATTGAACGCTGGCAAGGACGCGCCTCAATACGGGCACAAAGTCCGGACTATTTCCCTGTGCTGGGTAAATTTGATCCTGACAGTGAGATTTACACCTTTGCCGGCTTAGGCTCAAAAGGCTTTTTGTTTGCACCTCTCTGCAGTGAGGTACTCGCAGCACTGATTCTAGGAGAAGCCTGCCCTGTTCCGGAGGCTGTGTTACAGCGACTTAATCCGCAACGTTTTATCAAAAAGAGCAAGAGCAAAAAGCCCTATCATGCTCAGAAAGCACATCATGAGTGA
- a CDS encoding YciI family protein → MPLFVVTCTDNEGTVETRLATRPAHVERLQQLDDEGRLIVAGAMPKDPSNPQAGFYGSTIIVDFESREALDTWLQDEPFLKAGVYGHIDVKPFNKAFPKG, encoded by the coding sequence ATGCCTTTATTTGTAGTCACCTGCACCGATAACGAAGGAACCGTGGAAACACGTCTGGCAACCCGCCCTGCACATGTTGAACGTTTACAGCAATTAGATGATGAAGGTCGTTTAATTGTGGCAGGTGCAATGCCCAAAGATCCAAGCAATCCTCAGGCGGGTTTTTATGGCAGTACGATTATTGTCGATTTTGAAAGCCGTGAAGCACTGGATACCTGGTTACAAGATGAACCATTCCTAAAAGCCGGTGTGTATGGCCATATTGATGTTAAACCGTTCAACAAAGCATTTCCAAAAGGATAA
- a CDS encoding septation protein IspZ: MKALFDFVPLIIFFYLYKTVEPTDKQHPLLQLIGSAGGVDNNNILVATTGLIISMLVVYGALFVMQKFRLDKQQWLVLFMTVIFGGITLILSDDFYIRLKAALLNLVFAGAFLLSPWFSKDRTPLIKRLFGPILHLTAAGWKNLNFAWAAMFVVMSCLHVFFAFLFMGGKYWGEFTAFGDMIVMFSFIIIQFIILRKHFKSTEE, encoded by the coding sequence ATGAAAGCACTTTTCGACTTTGTGCCGCTCATAATTTTCTTCTACCTCTATAAAACTGTTGAGCCAACAGACAAACAACATCCTCTTTTACAACTGATCGGTTCAGCGGGCGGTGTCGATAACAACAATATTCTAGTCGCAACCACAGGACTGATTATTTCCATGCTGGTGGTGTATGGTGCTTTATTTGTCATGCAGAAATTCCGTCTGGACAAACAGCAGTGGTTGGTACTGTTCATGACGGTTATTTTTGGTGGCATTACCCTGATATTAAGCGATGACTTTTATATCCGCCTGAAAGCGGCATTGCTCAATCTGGTATTTGCCGGCGCTTTCTTGCTATCCCCTTGGTTTAGTAAAGATCGCACACCGCTGATCAAGCGTTTATTCGGTCCAATTCTGCATCTGACAGCTGCAGGATGGAAAAATCTGAATTTTGCCTGGGCTGCCATGTTTGTGGTCATGTCCTGTCTACATGTATTTTTTGCCTTTTTATTTATGGGTGGAAAATATTGGGGAGAATTTACCGCTTTTGGTGACATGATCGTGATGTTTTCTTTTATCATTATCCAGTTCATCATCTTGCGTAAGCATTTTAAGTCAACCGAAGAATAA
- a CDS encoding PHP domain-containing protein has protein sequence MQGVDLHTHSNISDGTLSPAALVESAVAHGIHTLALTDHDSMDGVLLAQQAAQSQPLDIITGVEISSQWSRPATKKSYGVHIVALNMQNPEPLYEALAKQKQIRAQRAEQICALLQPLIGRQIYDEVLALADFQADHITRTHIAKVLVNQQIVSRPQQAFDRFLKEGKKAFVRFEGLSLPETVQVIQQSRGFAVLAHPTRYDLSATNVRYLIELFAQAGGHAVELPPGIDPLSTRQMIDRMIAQYQLKVSVGSDFHGENMPWIRLGYIPKVNPEQYGIWQDFQ, from the coding sequence ATGCAAGGCGTAGATTTACATACACACAGTAATATTTCTGATGGAACTTTGTCTCCAGCAGCACTGGTCGAATCTGCAGTCGCACATGGCATTCATACCCTGGCACTGACAGATCATGACAGTATGGATGGGGTGCTATTGGCACAGCAGGCGGCACAGTCACAGCCACTCGATATCATCACGGGCGTAGAAATTTCCAGTCAATGGTCGCGGCCAGCCACCAAGAAAAGCTATGGCGTGCATATTGTCGCCCTAAATATGCAGAATCCGGAACCGCTCTATGAGGCACTGGCCAAACAGAAGCAGATCCGTGCACAACGTGCTGAACAGATTTGTGCCTTGTTACAGCCACTGATTGGCCGGCAGATTTATGATGAAGTCTTGGCTTTGGCGGATTTTCAAGCGGATCATATTACCCGAACCCATATCGCCAAGGTCTTGGTGAATCAGCAGATCGTCAGTCGGCCGCAGCAAGCATTTGACCGTTTTTTGAAAGAAGGAAAGAAAGCCTTTGTGCGTTTTGAAGGCTTGAGCCTGCCAGAGACAGTGCAGGTGATTCAGCAAAGCCGCGGCTTTGCCGTATTGGCGCATCCGACTCGTTATGATCTCTCCGCCACCAATGTCCGCTACCTAATCGAGCTGTTTGCACAAGCAGGAGGTCATGCTGTTGAACTACCTCCAGGCATAGATCCTTTATCTACCCGGCAGATGATTGACCGTATGATCGCACAATATCAACTCAAGGTCTCAGTCGGCAGTGATTTTCACGGGGAGAATATGCCCTGGATTCGACTCGGATATATTCCTAAGGTGAATCCTGAACAGTACGGGATCTGGCAGGATTTTCAATAA
- a CDS encoding bestrophin family protein has product MIVREQPSIIKVLFSWRGTILPKILPSLGFVVLISTIIGGLTHLEILHVPEVPLVGFTLIGVVLSIFLGFRNGACYDRWWEARKLWGILIANARHFDRDCRILTQARRERVIQHVIVFANVLRDRLRHQTANPTELVETSGLSQQALTQLYQHHNAPQYTLTLIHWELLQALKDGEISDVIYTQMNQHVAELSIVQTGCDRIANTPLPFAYSVLLNRTVYFFCFMLPFSLGSTLGLVTPLLVGLLAYTFLGLDALSSEIEEPFGTQSNDLPLDSMVRMIEIELLGSLGKPTPPPIQAQDHNLL; this is encoded by the coding sequence ATGATCGTTCGCGAACAACCGAGCATAATCAAGGTGCTGTTTTCCTGGCGAGGTACTATTTTACCGAAAATTCTACCGTCACTCGGTTTTGTTGTGTTGATTTCAACTATTATTGGTGGTCTCACCCACCTTGAAATTCTGCATGTGCCAGAAGTCCCTTTGGTGGGCTTTACCCTAATCGGGGTGGTATTGTCAATTTTCCTCGGATTTCGCAATGGTGCCTGTTATGACCGCTGGTGGGAAGCACGTAAACTGTGGGGAATTCTCATCGCCAACGCGCGACATTTTGACCGTGACTGTCGGATCCTGACACAAGCCCGCCGTGAACGTGTGATTCAGCATGTGATTGTCTTTGCCAATGTGTTGCGTGACCGCCTGCGCCACCAGACTGCGAATCCGACTGAACTGGTTGAAACCAGCGGACTTAGTCAGCAGGCACTCACTCAGCTGTACCAACACCACAATGCACCACAATACACCCTCACCCTGATCCATTGGGAACTGCTGCAAGCACTCAAGGATGGTGAAATATCCGACGTGATTTACACGCAAATGAATCAACATGTCGCAGAGCTCAGCATAGTACAAACTGGTTGTGACCGGATTGCCAACACTCCCTTGCCTTTTGCTTACTCTGTTTTGCTGAACCGAACCGTGTATTTTTTCTGTTTTATGTTGCCCTTCAGTTTGGGTTCAACGCTAGGCTTGGTGACGCCCCTGTTGGTCGGCCTGTTAGCTTACACCTTTCTGGGCCTGGATGCACTGAGCAGTGAAATTGAAGAACCCTTCGGTACGCAAAGCAATGACCTGCCACTTGATTCGATGGTGCGCATGATTGAAATTGAATTACTCGGCAGTCTTGGTAAACCGACTCCACCACCCATTCAAGCCCAAGACCATAACTTACTCTAA